Proteins encoded by one window of Winogradskyella sp. PG-2:
- a CDS encoding FeoB-associated Cys-rich membrane protein: MNTVVQNILVVATLSLALVFLVRKFIWKPKKKAAKGCGTDDECGCH; the protein is encoded by the coding sequence ATGAATACAGTTGTTCAAAATATATTAGTAGTTGCTACACTAAGTTTAGCACTTGTATTTTTAGTTCGAAAGTTTATTTGGAAACCAAAGAAAAAAGCTGCAAAAGGTTGTGGAACTGATGATGAGTGTGGTTGTCACTAG
- the feoB gene encoding ferrous iron transport protein B, giving the protein MSKQINVALIGNPNTGKTSVFNALTGLNQKVGNYPGITVEKKEGICKLPRGVKAHIIDLPGTYSLNASSLDENVVIELLLNKNDKDFPDVAVVVSDVENLKRNLLLFTQIKDLEIPTILVINMSDRMEYKGISLDIPFLEKQLETKIALISTRKNKGISDLKERISNFKELSTKPCMNASSIDKTYFDDLRKAFPNQLLYKLWLVITQDVNFGKTDRNTIDAVANFKTKSKTDLKRIQQKETIKRYQFINDTLKKGQTIDLNSAKDLRIKLDRILTHKIWGYVIFFGILLLMFQAVYDWATYPTDVIDAGFSNLANWVQRTLPEGAFTNLLAEGIIAGIGGIMVFIPPIAFLFLFISLLEESGYMSRVVFLMDNIMKRFGLSGKSVVPLISGNACAIPAIMAARNIESWKERLITILVTPFTTCSARLPVYVIIIALVIPDGTFLGLSYQALTLMSLYIIGFLTAVFSAYILNKILKIKSKSYFVVEMPSYKVPLFKNVALTVLEKTKTFVFEAGKIILAISIVLWFLASYGPGEQFNNAENIVQQNYPNLSQDEQNDLIAEHKLEHSYIGIVGKTIEPVIQPLGYDWKIGIGLVTSFAAREVFVGTLATIYSIGSANDIEDEDEAMSTIKNRMAQEVYSDGSKVFNLASGISLLLFYAFAMQCMSTLAIVKRETNSWKWPIYQLVVMSAFAYIVALIAFQMLK; this is encoded by the coding sequence ATGAGTAAGCAGATTAATGTTGCTTTAATAGGGAATCCTAACACTGGGAAGACATCTGTTTTTAATGCTTTAACAGGTCTCAATCAAAAAGTGGGTAACTATCCTGGTATTACTGTTGAGAAAAAGGAAGGAATTTGCAAACTACCACGTGGTGTAAAGGCTCACATTATCGATTTACCAGGTACTTACAGCTTAAACGCCTCTTCGCTTGATGAAAACGTAGTTATAGAATTACTTCTAAACAAAAATGATAAAGATTTTCCTGACGTTGCTGTTGTAGTTAGTGATGTTGAGAACCTAAAACGTAACTTATTATTATTTACTCAGATTAAGGATTTAGAAATACCAACAATCTTAGTAATTAATATGTCTGATCGAATGGAGTATAAAGGCATTTCCTTAGATATTCCTTTTTTAGAAAAACAACTAGAAACAAAAATTGCGTTAATCAGTACACGAAAAAACAAAGGTATCTCTGATTTAAAAGAACGCATCTCAAATTTTAAAGAGCTTTCCACAAAACCATGTATGAATGCTTCTTCAATTGACAAAACTTACTTTGATGATTTAAGAAAAGCATTTCCCAATCAATTATTATATAAACTTTGGTTAGTCATTACCCAAGATGTTAATTTTGGTAAAACAGATAGGAATACTATTGATGCTGTTGCCAACTTTAAAACAAAGTCTAAAACAGATTTAAAGCGTATTCAACAAAAGGAAACGATTAAGCGCTATCAATTTATAAATGACACTCTTAAAAAAGGGCAAACCATAGATTTAAATTCAGCAAAGGATTTAAGGATTAAACTAGATAGAATTCTAACTCACAAAATTTGGGGTTATGTTATCTTTTTTGGCATCCTTCTTTTAATGTTTCAAGCAGTTTATGATTGGGCAACCTATCCAACAGATGTAATAGATGCTGGTTTTTCTAATTTAGCAAATTGGGTGCAGCGCACTTTACCAGAAGGTGCATTCACTAATCTATTAGCTGAAGGTATTATTGCAGGTATTGGTGGTATTATGGTTTTTATTCCTCCCATAGCTTTTTTGTTTTTATTCATTTCACTTTTAGAGGAAAGTGGTTATATGAGTCGCGTTGTCTTTTTAATGGATAATATTATGAAACGTTTTGGCTTAAGTGGCAAAAGTGTAGTACCATTAATTTCAGGAAATGCATGTGCAATTCCGGCAATAATGGCAGCAAGAAATATAGAAAGTTGGAAAGAACGCCTAATCACAATTCTTGTAACACCATTTACCACTTGCTCAGCAAGACTACCTGTTTATGTGATAATTATTGCTTTGGTTATTCCAGATGGAACTTTTTTAGGTTTAAGTTATCAAGCCTTAACATTAATGAGTCTATACATTATTGGGTTTTTAACCGCAGTTTTTTCAGCCTACATTCTCAATAAAATACTTAAGATTAAAAGTAAGTCTTACTTTGTTGTAGAAATGCCAAGTTATAAAGTGCCATTATTTAAAAATGTGGCGCTAACTGTTTTAGAAAAAACAAAAACATTTGTCTTTGAAGCTGGTAAAATCATTTTAGCCATATCTATTGTATTATGGTTTTTAGCATCCTATGGTCCAGGAGAACAATTCAACAATGCAGAAAATATTGTTCAACAAAATTATCCTAATCTATCTCAGGATGAACAAAATGATTTGATTGCAGAACACAAATTGGAACATTCTTATATTGGTATTGTAGGTAAAACCATAGAGCCTGTAATTCAACCTTTAGGTTACGATTGGAAAATAGGAATTGGTCTTGTAACATCTTTTGCCGCACGTGAAGTTTTCGTTGGGACTTTAGCTACGATTTACAGTATCGGGAGTGCTAATGATATAGAAGATGAAGATGAAGCCATGTCTACCATAAAAAATCGAATGGCACAAGAGGTTTACAGCGATGGTAGTAAAGTATTTAACTTAGCTTCTGGTATTTCGTTGCTCTTGTTTTATGCTTTTGCCATGCAATGTATGAGCACACTAGCTATTGTAAAACGTGAGACGAATTCATGGAAATGGCCAATATATCAACTCGTAGTAATGAGCGCTTTTGCGTATATTGTAGCATTAATTGCTTTTCAAATGTTAAAATAG
- a CDS encoding ferrous iron transport protein A: MTLADLKRGQRGIITDVSSIHIPLKLLEMGCLPGNSVELVQVAPFADPMYLNINGSHLAIRKETAIHVQIETSNE; this comes from the coding sequence TTGACATTAGCAGATTTAAAACGAGGACAACGAGGTATCATCACTGATGTATCGTCTATTCATATTCCATTAAAACTTCTTGAAATGGGGTGTTTACCAGGAAATTCTGTTGAATTAGTACAAGTTGCACCTTTTGCAGATCCAATGTATTTAAATATTAACGGTTCTCATTTAGCGATTAGAAAAGAGACTGCTATTCACGTTCAAATAGAGACCAGTAATGAGTAA